The nucleotide window CCTGTGCCAGCTCCTCACAGGCAAAGAGGGCAAAGGCATCACCAGTTGGCCGGCCATCAGGGTGGCGCACAAAGAGCAGCCCATCAGCACCTCCAGTCACTGGGCACTCTGGCCCCAGGAAGCCTAGCACGTCCGTTGGCCCAGCCGAGAAGGGCAGTCCCCGCAGCCGCAGGATCACTTGGTCTTCCCGTGACAGGAAACGAGCCACCTCTAGTGATGTGCCTGGGTGGAGGGCATGGGAGTCACCTGCTGACTTCACCCATGCTCTTCtgaacacccacacacacatgggAACAGAGAGGCAAGGGCTGCTGGGGAAGTAGGAGATGGGTCAAGAACCCAGGGAGCCAGGCTCTACTGGGGGCACACTCACCCCCTGCGATCTTTACAAACTCCTCCCCTGTGGCTTTATATACCTGTGGGTACAGAGGGAACAGCCCCATGGGTCTCAGGTCTGGCTCGGCTTTGCCCTGCTCCACTCCCAGCCCAAAGCCCCACCTCAATATAGCGGACGCCCATGTGGTGCTTGTGTCTCTGCAGCGCTAGGTCCCGCTGCTCGCTGTCCACAAAGCGGATGAGGGCCTCACCATTTCTGCGACCCTGGGCATTGAGGCAGAGCGCAACACCACCCCTGTGGAGCCAGTGCTGTTAGTGCCTCCTAGTTAGACCTGTCTTCTTGGACCCACCCATCCTGCCACACTCACCTGGCGATGTTGAGCCCTTTGAAGAAGCGAGCCACGTCCTGGTCTGATGACTGCCAGGGCAACCCGCGGGCCCGTACCACAGTCTCACTGTCCACCACATCAGCCTTGCTGCTGTGGGGGCAGAGCACAGGGTCAGAGCTGTCCAGCTGTTTTCGCCCCCGCCCCTGCTCCCACACTCACCAAGGCCCCGTCTCATATTTCTGCTTGATCACCTCGGGCTTGGAAAACAATGGACCTAGTGAGGGGAGAAGGCATGGGCATCAGCAGGGTCTGGTGGAGGGGGTTTCTCCCCACTAAGCTCTGCAAAAAGAGGACAgttgagggagaggaggaggtgacaAAGGGGCTTCCATCTTGCAGTCTCTTAGAGAAGGTCACAATTGGAGAGGAGGACTTTGAGGAAGTAATAGCCAGACATTCAATGCATCCTGAGAACAGGTGACAGGCAGCAAGGGGAATCTTACTGCTAGGCCCCTTGAGCAGGTGGAGGATGACAGCTACCATTGTCTTCACTTCCCAGACCCCAAAGTCATCCTCTGTGGCATCTGTCTCCAGTCCCAAGTCTGCAGGCAGATAAGTGACAATGAAGAAATCCCAACATGAGAGGCCCTGGGGTACCCAGCATGAGCGCTAATCTTGTTCACACCTCAGCCCAAGTCCCCTCTGCAGACACACGCAGAAGCCACCATATATGTTTGTTTTGGCCCAGTTCATGTGTACTCACAGGTCCCCAGCCCAGACATACGTAGACATATGCCTGCATTGCAAACATAACCTAGTACAAAGACACGGGTACACTCCAGGACTCAGCAGGTAATGCAGACTTGCATGTGTTGGTGCAACCCACCCACCAGCATGCACATACTCAGACACATACAGCCTGAAgccacccctccaccccatgCCGCTGGGTCACAGATACCCTGTGCCATGGTGGCCACGGTGAGGTCCTTGGCAGGGCTCATGCTTGGGTGCTGCATGTGGAACTCTTTGCGGAGGTCGTAGTAGGAGAAGAAGGTATCGGGGAGCACCAGGTTCTGGGAGCACACAGGAGTGGGGATAAATGGGGGAACTGAGGTGCCCTGCCCACCCTCACGACATCAGGGGTCCTGGAAGCCCTATCCCCTGTTGTGCCCTCAGTGGCATACCTTCCTGGAGGCCTCAGGGTGCAGAACCTGTCGCAACAGCTGCTGCCCATCAGTGCAGAGCACATAGGGGCCCCCGCCCAGCAGAGCCACATCCCTGCTCACCAGCTGGGAGAACTGGGGATAGGAGTGGGGAGACAGACAGAAACATTCACAGCTGGGCAGGCAagaaggggtgggcaggaggaggaaggaggcaggctgCAGAGCTGGTTCAGCCAGATGTTCAACCCTACCTTACCTAGGGAGGAGGAAGCCATGCCTGCTAGGCCTGACCCTGTGtcccatccccccaaccccacccccttcGTGGCAGTCCACTGTCAACTCCTCCAGGCCAAATGAGGGCAGTCACACATAACCCAAGCCCCCATCACACACACTCCAGGAGTCTGGAGTGGGGCCAGAGCAAACACCTGGTGGAGTGGgacaagcaggtgggaaggggcggGGCAAAGCAGGTTAAACCTGTCCCTGACCAAGCACCACCCTCAGACAGGTGGGGGAGGCCCAGGCCTGCCTGAAGCCTGAAAGGCTCACGGTCAATGGCAGCCCCGCCTCTAGGTCCAACCAACCAACCGAGGGCAGAGAAACTCCAAGGACAGAGCTCCACACTTGGACACCAGGGGCAGCATGAGCTTTGACCCACACCCTATCGACCGGCTGGCACTGAGCTGTTTGTTCATAGAGGGGGTGGCACTCCTGaggctgcccagcccctcccccagcctccattCCCACTGAATAAGACTTATAAGCACTAATCACAGACCCAGGAAACCCCTACTCCCACCCCAATCAATTCTGTGACACTTTACAACCTCAGACTGGCAGAGCAAGGGCAACCCAGCTCTTCAGCAAACTCCCCAAGCGGGGGCCAGGCTAGGAGCCCTTCCGGGATGAGACTCAGATTCAGCATCTTTGTGTTTCCTCATCAGGAACCACCAGAGTTGTTGGAAGATGAAAGAATTTGTGCATGAAAAGGAATTACACTCATTACACTGAAGAAGTCAGGCACAGGGTGAGCACGGTAGTGAagataagaataagaaaatagcaGTGGAGACCACCTCGCACTTCAGCCAGGCGCGGGAGGCACCCCAGGCCTTTGCACTCAGCAGGCAGGTGGCCCCCAGGCGAGGTTCGGACAGCGCCCACGTCAGGCTGGCCGGCCGGGACAGGCCTAGACGAGCAGCTTACACCTGGCGGCGTCTGCCTCTGGGGCAGACACCGCCCTACGCCCCCGCTTCAGCGGCTCCCAGGCGGGCCGGGGACGCGGGCGGCAAGGACCGATGACCTATGGCCAAGTCTGGGCGGCGTGACTCTCCCGCTTCCGGCTGCTGCTCTGGGAGACCTGACCTGGTAGGTTCCCAGAGGCGTCTCAGCCTTGCTCCCCACGCAGGCCGGGAACTCGGGATGGATCCCGCAGCCTGCATCCCCACCCCCTAAGTAGGAGTGGAGCCCTGTACAGGTCGAAAAGTAAGGCATCCCGGGAACGGCCCGCACACGCGGACACGCACACACAGGAATCGCTCGAAGTTTCAAACAAGACCCCGTCCTACCGCCCCGGCCAGTTGGTTGTGGCGCGCCAGGCTTTCgcctcctgcctcttctcccGCCCAGAAATGTCCCCGAAGCCCGGCCGTGCCGCCACCCACCCTGGCCCCGGTGCTTACCTGCTGCAGCACCTTGTCCAGCGGCTCGGCCCGCGCCAGGCTGTCGGCGCTCAGGCCGCTCGCCTCCCGGCACTGCGGACTCAGCGCTGCCGCCTCGGCGCGAACTAGCGATTTGTGAAGCGTGCCCACCTGCGAGCGGCGGGGGAAACCGATCAGCTGCGGCGCCACTCGGGCCCTGAAGGTCCCTGGGGACCCCCACCGTCTCCTTTCCACCCTACCTGGCGGCTTTGCGGTTCCACCACTTGCCAGACCAGAAGGATTAAGTCAGTCTCGTCGGAGCCCAGGTCTGGCCCCAGCGCACCGGCTGTGGCCCCGAACAGGACCACCAGTGATCCAGGCCCTGGGCATGGGTCCGCGGTGGAGTCTGCCCCGGGGTccgggcctgggggcgggggcggcggcggagTCATGGCCGGAGAGGAAGGGGGCGCTCGGCCAGACACACGCGGACCGACGAGGCGCACGCACGCACAGACCGACAGACGCAGATCAGCTTGGGCGGGACACCGTGTGTCAGGGGCGGCACCTGCGGCCCGGCTGGCGCAGTGGGCGCAGCTGAGACCCGCCCGGGGCGCCCCACGGGGCGGGGCAGCTACCggcccccgccctcccccagcGAGTTACCTGCCGGCCCCACCGGCCACGTGACCGAGGGCGGCCCCGGGAACCTTGGGGGAGGGCCGCCAGAACCCAGCCCAGGACGCTGGAACTCTCACTCCCGGCCTGGGCGCGCGCTCAGGAGCCGGACTCCCACTTCCCCGGCTGGTCCGCCTGACTCCTGGGGCGAACCTATTCTTCTGCTTACCCCCGCCCCCAGGGACCACGAGGTCTTCACAAAGGAACGCGCAAAGACCAGGGGCCTTCTCCAGTCCGTGAGGGTCACACGGGACCTGTGGAAGTCACCAGGAAGCAATCTGGGGATTGTGGGGGTCAACGACAGCAGGTCTGGGGTTGGTGGAAGTCACCAAGGGTCACCGGGGCGGTGGCAATTGCCGGTATCACCCGGAGGCCTTTGGAGGGTATCATCTGAGGTCGGCTGGGGAAGGGGCGGGCGGCAGGGATTGTCAGGGGTCCATGGAGCTGTGGGGTGGTTACCCGAGATCACAGGGAAGGGCTCATTCACACAGATGCCAGGGCCTTGGCCCGGCTCCGGGAATTGCCAAAGCGTGGTCGTTGTGGGCTGGAGGTGAGTAAGCCTCGATGCTGGGGAAAGAGGAACACACTCCCCTCTTCCCCAGTTCCTGAGAGCTGCATCCTAGACGAGGATGAGCAAGATAGTCCGGGCCTGGAGCCTCACCCCTACCCCACGTGGGGCGCCTGCCTGTTGTGGCTCCCTGACGACCGGCCTGTTGCTTGGAGATTGCTGGCGGGCGGGGGGCTCGCGTTGGGTATGGGCGCGTGCGGGCTGCAGATCCTCCATCCCGGACCAACAACCCAGTTCGGACCGCCCCGCGTTGAGCGCTCCCGCCTTTGAGGCTCCTTTATGAAAGTGCGTTTCCCGGCTTTCCCGTACTTTCCCAAATTCTCCCATTTACGTAATTGAGAAATTGAATAATGCGGCGGGAAGGAGGGGCTCCAGCCTGGCTGGAGCTAAGGGATTGTCAAGCCCGACTCGAGACCCAAGCGGGAGTTGCACCTCGTGCTTCCGGACAAGCAGGGCGCTGCGTCCGGGCCTGTGGACAACAGGAGAGAGCAGGGGACCCGGGCGCATCCCCAGCTCATGCTGGGAAAGGGGGTTGCCTGGGGGTTAGAGAGCTCAGGGTGGATGGAAACCCTCCGAGGCCTTGTCCCGCAGCAGCATGTTCCCACTTGGCAACTGAAGAAATCGAGGCGCCCAGGACGGAAGTGAGTCGCGTTGGGACATAGCGACTGGGAGATGCACTCCTAGCCGGGCGGGTTCGGGCGATTACCACTTGCTCTTTACGGTGGTGGCAGCTACTCTACAGACGCCCAACGGGCGCCCACCTGCTTGTCCCCACCCCCGGAAGTGCTAAGCGGatcaggccccgcccccacgaTAAGTCTGGAATGTCAAATATTTGTTCGCGGGGTGGGGCGCAACCGTGGGGTaaggcccctccccctgcctcctgggAGCGCGCCTGCGCCGCGCGGAGTTCTTGTGGGCCACGCCCTTCCAGCCAACTCCCCTTCACCCCGGCCGCCCTACGCCCCCTGTTTCTAAAGCTCCGCTGACCCCCGTCGCTGCTTTCCCGACTCCTGTCTGAGCTCCTGCTCCTCCTGGACAGAGTCCTAGCGCCCCTGCTGGGAGGCCCGGGTACTACTTGGTCTCAGTCTGGCCCCTCCTGGTGACCCCAAACGTTCAGCTTCTAGACCTTCGCATTCCCACTTACTCTTTCAGCGCGGGTCTCGGCGCCCGATCCTCTAGGAAGCTTCCGTCTCGAGGTGACCTCCCTGTTGTGGCATCCCTGGCCGTCCTGAGCGCATTCCCACTGGAGACGCAGTCATGCGTGTCCAGGTCCCAGCTGAGTGGTGACCCTGAGGCACCGGTCTGGCAGCATAGGGCGGCTCCCCCAAACTCCCTAGCGTCCATCCGGCTGTCCCCATCACAAGACAATTCCCAACCCTTGGGTTCTTGAAGAAACCAATTAGTTCAAATAACATGGGAGCTCCTCTGCTGAACTCCGTTACTCGTCTCCTTTAGTTGGGTCCTCCCAGATGATCCCATTATTACTAAACAACCCTCACTCCTATCCCCTAACTGGCTCTCATAGTTCCTTACCTCCCACCTCACACCAGACTTAACCCACTTCTAACAtgatttattaatcatttattgcccCCCACCCCGTCATCTGATCCTTGAAGACGGAGGCTCATCCCCCATCTCCTATCATGGGACCTagcactgaatgaatgaattgttgTCTAAGGCTTCTTCTTACGGTATTTCAGCAACGGTAAGCCGCCCGCTGGCCACAGGGCCTTTGTAGTGGAGTCTCAGCTGTGTCTTTTCCTGCCCGTGCTCTAGTTAACCCCAGCTCTTCCTCCAGATTTTCTCCTCTCAAGGCACCTCCCTGCATAGCTGGGATCCCTTCTGTAGCTTGAGATTTTTGTACTTCACTGAAAAATGCCTCCCACCTCCATTAATCATGAATCGTGAATTAATGAATAGGAGATAGGTAcaacagcccagcccagcccaagcCAGACGCCTCCAGGTCTCCCAAACTGCCCTCCAGGCATTTGGGAAAAGGGATTGGGTCTGGTGGAGGCACACTCACAAAATTCTGTCCTCACCTCGGCTCTGAGGCCCACCTGGGCTGGAGCCCTAAAGGCAGCCGGCGCTCTGGCTGGGGCAGATAgagagggtgggggcgggggacggGCAGTGTGGCGGATCTCGTGGAACCTTCAGGGCATCTAGGAGTGGTGTAAAAGCGTCTTCCCCCTCCCTTCCCGGCCAGAACTGATCCCGCGGTGGAAGAGAATTCGAGGCTGGGGGCCACTGCGGGGATTCACACTCGCGGGCCCAACAGCTGCCCGCCGGGCCACCAGAGTAGCTAGTGCCCTGGGCTTGTCGCGGTTTCCCATCTCCGCAGAACCGCCGCTGAGTACCCACCAGGGGGCGCGCTGACTCTTGCCAGACCCGGATGGTAAGAGGCGGAGCGCGCAGGGGAGGGCGACCGGGGAACTAGGACAGAGGTGAAAAGGGGATGCCCCTCGATGCAACCCCCAGGCCAATTCCCTCTGGCTTTAGAATCTTCGTGTGGCTCCTGGCTCCCTGGACGTAGGCTAAGTTTTTAACCTTGGTTTTCAGGCCCTCAACTTCTCTCTCTTCCACTCTCAGCCAGCCTTTGCCCCACCCAGTGCCCTGGACACACTAGGGATTCTTTAGGTCTCCAGGCTGCTGCACGGGCTGAGCTCCCTGCCTGGGGCACACACCTACCCACCCATCCCTTTGTTTTCCGGGAAAGCTCCTGCCTATCTTTCAAGACCTGTCCCTAATGACTCTTCCCCCAGGCAGCAGGTTAGTAGCTCAGTTCTGGCCCTTTGCCTCCAGGGTTCTGTGGTAAAGTGCATCAGTATTAGGCTTCTCGTGACTGCCGGGAGACTCTGGCATCAGAAGGACAGGGGCCTGCTCAGCTTTGAGCTTTAGGGAGAATTCACTGGCCTCTAAGTGGGCTCAGCTTTGGCCACTGTACCAGCTCAGAAGCCTTGGTCTCAGTTTAGTTGCCTCAAGCCCAGCTACCTGTCTGGTCCAGGTAGGGGAGCTTGGAGCTTGGGCCAGTGGAAGGAAATGCAAAGGGCCCAGAAATGGAGGGACAAAGGCTGTTGGCTGTATGCTTATCTGAGGGAAGACAGCACAGCTGGCCTAGCTCCTCAGTCTCTGGCTTTAATACCCTCCCTCTTTCCTAATCTTTTCCAGAACTCACATCCAGCCCTGCTGACCTCTCAGCCTTATGTCCTCCTCTAGGTCTCACAGGCATCAGGACCCCCTCCTGGAGGGGAGGAGTTGTAGAAAAGGGGGTGTGTTGCTCACTCATTCAACATCTATTAAGCAtgtgctgtgtgccaggaactgtgctaggtAGTAACCGGTAACTGAAGATGGCACAGGAGGAACAGGACAGGTGAGAAGCTCGCTCTTGTAGCCATTACACCCTAATgagagccaggcaggggctgcctcAAATTCAATGGTCTTGTCTGGGCTGAGGCCTAAGTGCAGAGCTCAATCGAGTCCCCAGAACTGGGGAATGCGGAGTGAACTCAGCGGAGCAAGTGCAGGAGTCCTGACGGAGAATAAGGTTGTTCCAGGAAGCCAGGAAGCCACTGAAACTGGAGATGAGGCAGCTGGGGAAGATGGGGAGTGGAAGTTGGGGAGACAGGGCCAGAGGGTACCTTTCCGGGTCCTCACTCACTATGAGTGAGATGCATACCATGGGAGGGTGGCCAGTGGGGTTAGAGGAGAGTTATGGCACCTGACAATGTTTAATGGTGTCAAATGGCATGTGGAGAACATTCCACAGGAATAAGGCATAAATTGGGACATCAGTGAAGAGGCTGTTTTGGGGATGAGGGTAGTTTAGTTTTGGGAGGGTAGAGCTGGCAAGACCGAGTGACCACTTGGGTTGTGGGTCCGGGAGGTACCAAGGCATCCAGAGTCCAGGATGAACCCAGGTGTGCAGCTTGGGGGATCAGGTGGATGACAGGGTCATTGTGAAAAGGGAGGACCCTCACCatgttactgaaagctcggccacttgttC belongs to Eulemur rufifrons isolate Redbay chromosome 23, OSU_ERuf_1, whole genome shotgun sequence and includes:
- the ESRP2 gene encoding epithelial splicing regulatory protein 2 isoform X3, encoding MTPPPPPPPGPDPGADSTADPCPGPGSLVVLFGATAGALGPDLGSDETDLILLVWQVVEPQSRQVGTLHKSLVRAEAAALSPQCREASGLSADSLARAEPLDKVLQQFSQLVSRDVALLGGGPYVLCTDGQQLLRQVLHPEASRKNLVLPDTFFSYYDLRKEFHMQHPSMSPAKDLTVATMAQDLGLETDATEDDFGVWEVKTMVAVILHLLKGPSSPLFSKPEVIKQKYETGPCKADVVDSETVVRARGLPWQSSDQDVARFFKGLNIARGGVALCLNAQGRRNGEALIRFVDSEQRDLALQRHKHHMGVRYIEVYKATGEEFVKIAGGTSLEVARFLSREDQVILRLRGLPFSAGPTDVLGFLGPECPVTGGADGLLFVRHPDGRPTGDAFALFACEELAQAALRRHKGMLGKRYIELFRSTAAEVQQVLNRYASSPLLPTLTAPLLPIPFPLAAGTGRDCVRLRGLPYTATIEDILSFLGEAAADIRPHGVHMVLNQQGRPSGDAFIQMTSAERALAAAQRCHKKVMKERYVEVVPCSTEEMSRVLIGGTLGRSGMSPPPCKLPCLSPPTYATFQATPTLIPTETAALYPSSALLSATRVPAAPSPVAYYPGPATQLYMNYTAYYPSPPVSPTTVGYLTTSPAALASAPTSVLSQPGALVRMQGVPYTAGMKDLLSVFQAYQLAPDDYTSLIPVGDPPRTVLQAPKEWVCL
- the ESRP2 gene encoding epithelial splicing regulatory protein 2 isoform X2, yielding MTPPPPPPPGPDPGADSTADPCPGPGSLVVLFGATAGALGPDLGSDETDLILLVWQVVEPQSRQVGTLHKSLVRAEAAALSPQCREASGLSADSLARAEPLDKVLQQFSQLVSRDVALLGGGPYVLCTDGQQLLRQVLHPEASRKNLVLPDTFFSYYDLRKEFHMQHPSMSPAKDLTVATMAQGLGLETDATEDDFGVWEVKTMVAVILHLLKGPSSPLFSKPEVIKQKYETGPCSKADVVDSETVVRARGLPWQSSDQDVARFFKGLNIARGGVALCLNAQGRRNGEALIRFVDSEQRDLALQRHKHHMGVRYIEVYKATGEEFVKIAGGTSLEVARFLSREDQVILRLRGLPFSAGPTDVLGFLGPECPVTGGADGLLFVRHPDGRPTGDAFALFACEELAQAALRRHKGMLGKRYIELFRSTAAEVQQVLNRYASSPLLPTLTAPLLPIPFPLAAGTGRDCVRLRGLPYTATIEDILSFLGEAAADIRPHGVHMVLNQQGRPSGDAFIQMTSAERALAAAQRCHKKVMKERYVEVVPCSTEEMSRVLIGGTLGRSGMSPPPCKLPCLSPPTYATFQATPTLIPTETAALYPSSALLSATRVPAAPSPVAYYPGPATQLYMNYTAYYPSPPVSPTTVGYLTTSPAALASAPTSVLSQPGALVRMQGVPYTAGMKDLLSVFQAYQLAPDDYTSLIPVGDPPRTVLQAPKEWVCL
- the ESRP2 gene encoding epithelial splicing regulatory protein 2 isoform X4, coding for MTPPPPPPPGPDPGADSTADPCPGPGSLVVLFGATAGALGPDLGSDETDLILLVWQVVEPQSRQVGTLHKSLVRAEAAALSPQCREASGLSADSLARAEPLDKVLQQFSQLVSRDVALLGGGPYVLCTDGQQLLRQVLHPEASRKNLVLPDTFFSYYDLRKEFHMQHPSMSPAKDLTVATMAQDLGLETDATEDDFGVWEVKTMVAVILHLLKGPSSPLFSKPEVIKQKYETGPCSKADVVDSETVVRARGLPWQSSDQDVARFFKGLNIARGGVALCLNAQGRRNGEALIRFVDSEQRDLALQRHKHHMGVRYIEVYKATGEEFVKIAGGTSLEVARFLSREDQVILRLRGLPFSAGPTDVLGFLGPECPVTGGADGLLFVRHPDGRPTGDAFALFACEELAQAALRRHKGMLGKRYIELFRSTAAEVQQVLNRYASSPLLPTLTAPLLPIPFPLAAGTGRDCVRLRGLPYTATIEDILSFLGEAAADIRPHGVHMVLNQQGRPSGDAFIQMTSAERALAAAQRCHKKASRHPPMPPSRPPQPSFPLKRQLCTPLQHCCQLQGCLLPPALLPTTQGQPLNST
- the ESRP2 gene encoding epithelial splicing regulatory protein 2 isoform X1, coding for MTPPPPPPPGPDPGADSTADPCPGPGSLVVLFGATAGALGPDLGSDETDLILLVWQVVEPQSRQVGTLHKSLVRAEAAALSPQCREASGLSADSLARAEPLDKVLQQFSQLVSRDVALLGGGPYVLCTDGQQLLRQVLHPEASRKNLVLPDTFFSYYDLRKEFHMQHPSMSPAKDLTVATMAQGLGLETDATEDDFGVWEVKTMVAVILHLLKGPSSPLFSKPEVIKQKYETGPCSDPVLCPHSSKADVVDSETVVRARGLPWQSSDQDVARFFKGLNIARGGVALCLNAQGRRNGEALIRFVDSEQRDLALQRHKHHMGVRYIEVYKATGEEFVKIAGGTSLEVARFLSREDQVILRLRGLPFSAGPTDVLGFLGPECPVTGGADGLLFVRHPDGRPTGDAFALFACEELAQAALRRHKGMLGKRYIELFRSTAAEVQQVLNRYASSPLLPTLTAPLLPIPFPLAAGTGRDCVRLRGLPYTATIEDILSFLGEAAADIRPHGVHMVLNQQGRPSGDAFIQMTSAERALAAAQRCHKKVMKERYVEVVPCSTEEMSRVLIGGTLGRSGMSPPPCKLPCLSPPTYATFQATPTLIPTETAALYPSSALLSATRVPAAPSPVAYYPGPATQLYMNYTAYYPSPPVSPTTVGYLTTSPAALASAPTSVLSQPGALVRMQGVPYTAGMKDLLSVFQAYQLAPDDYTSLIPVGDPPRTVLQAPKEWVCL